The genomic window CAAACTGCTCGATAATTCCTTTATAAGCCTGGTCTGCCACCTGGTGAAAAGAGTCGTCCAGATATCCTTTTTTCTCACACCTTTGGCCAGGGCATAGGTGAACATACAGGAAGCGGAAGTTTCGAGATAATTCCCCGGTTCCTTTGGTTTGTCCATGATCTGCCACCAGGCTCCGCTTTCTTTATCCTGAGTTTTTTTAATGGCCTCGGCCAGTCGGGCCAAAATATCAATCAGCTCTTCACGCTGCTCGTACTCTCTGGGAAGGATTTCTATGACATCCACCAGCGCTATGGCATACCATCCCATCGCGCGCGCCCAGAACTCTGAGGATTGGCCGGTTTTGGCATCTGCCCATTTCCGGGTCTTTTTTCATCCCAGCCGTGATATAACAGGCCTGTCCAGGGATCGCGGGTATGTGTTTCCGATAATTTGAATTGCAGCACGACATCATCGTATATTTCGGGTTTTTGAACAATTTCCCATATTCCGCGTAAAACGGCTCGCCCATATACAGACCGT from candidate division KSB1 bacterium includes these protein-coding regions:
- a CDS encoding glycoside hydrolase family 88 protein, encoding MGWYAIALVDVIEILPREYEQREELIDILARLAEAIKKTQDKESGAWWQIMDKPKEPGNYLETSASCMFTYALAKGVRKKDIWTTLFTRWQTRLIKELSSSLSVKILTEH